The Cohnella abietis genome has a segment encoding these proteins:
- a CDS encoding ABC transporter substrate-binding protein, with translation MKAPPIIQKEAIDSGTGWAKLSLELLPEYAGDYIFISGWTGDAKPEVVFDGPIWDNLPAVKNNHVFRNDGRGFVYSDPISLEAQFKFVVDSLTKN, from the coding sequence TTGAAGGCGCCGCCAATCATCCAGAAGGAAGCGATCGACAGCGGTACGGGATGGGCAAAGCTGTCTTTGGAACTGTTGCCCGAATACGCAGGTGATTATATATTCATCAGCGGTTGGACGGGAGATGCCAAGCCGGAAGTCGTCTTTGACGGACCCATATGGGATAACCTGCCTGCTGTCAAAAATAATCACGTTTTTAGGAACGACGGGAGAGGGTTTGTTTACAGTGACCCCATATCCTTGGAGGCTCAATTTAAGTTTGTTGTCGACAGTCTTACTAAGAACTGA
- a CDS encoding response regulator transcription factor, giving the protein MTATILTVDDDIKLQKMLHLFLTNAGFHVLQAYNGEQCLEHLRNQQPDLILLDIQMPDVDGITLCRQIRGLFQLPILFLTGNMQIEDKLSSLQSGGDDYITKPFDPLELIARVKSHLRWGMLLSETREPGSKLSVSGLEIDFERLTVIANGNPVILMAKEMHLLVTLAQNQQRVFHPRQLYELIWIDPAGYSSDTIKVHIHRLRKKIEVDPLKPKFIHTVKGFGYKFQPSE; this is encoded by the coding sequence ATGACGGCAACCATTTTAACCGTTGACGACGATATTAAATTGCAAAAAATGCTGCATTTATTTCTGACGAACGCAGGATTCCATGTGCTGCAAGCTTATAACGGCGAACAATGCCTCGAACATCTTAGAAATCAACAACCGGATCTTATTCTGCTGGACATTCAAATGCCGGATGTCGATGGCATCACGTTATGCCGCCAAATCAGAGGTCTGTTTCAGCTTCCGATTCTGTTTCTGACGGGGAATATGCAGATTGAAGATAAATTAAGCTCCCTGCAGTCCGGGGGCGACGATTATATTACCAAACCGTTCGATCCATTAGAATTGATAGCGAGAGTCAAATCCCATTTGCGCTGGGGGATGCTTCTCTCAGAAACGAGGGAGCCTGGCAGCAAGCTGTCCGTTTCTGGACTCGAAATCGATTTTGAGCGATTGACGGTTATTGCAAACGGAAATCCTGTCATTTTAATGGCTAAAGAAATGCATCTACTAGTAACACTCGCACAAAACCAGCAAAGGGTTTTTCATCCAAGGCAGCTCTATGAGTTGATTTGGATCGATCCGGCTGGGTACTCTTCCGATACTATCAAAGTACACATTCATAGGCTTCGCAAAAAAATAGAAGTCGATCCGCTGAAACCGAAATTCATCCATACTGTCAAAGGCTTCGGCTACAAATTCCAACCAAGCGAATAA
- a CDS encoding sensor histidine kinase produces MASNKTIIANNRFFILAIILLILGVSIVWQLFAPTPYAPTSADEIVLHENEGVYNVNEQMDFLVDKNGKWTLEDVQSPQVNAQFQPASGKSAFGLTAGTYWIRTTVTNQSPLEQWVIRLNNSVIEQFDMHIIDVQSDNPLHARMIAKADEHFYSYYFQLPKNDSVTIYMRALINGSMIIPIELMDNNTFLSKLKNEYIFFGIYYGFVLLMAAYMLSLYIFNRMSVYLYYSLYIICFSISQLVWNGLLQQLLGADSQLMAFLLHMFGNYESIDYFFFISSLWFGLLFLGKILQIEVYAPRMMVVYRALSIISPLVVAASLFHLPGYETLAILYESLFAILLVISTIWCMYRGNPTARYVILAAIPFLGLAAPTILNTYSLMQESFLTHYGFQFGAIAEFLMFSIALSYQIRQARIDKENAVQEMKLNEQIQQTRTELLQNISHDIRTPLTIVQGGIQAMIHGIVIEPSENEDMLKSMYDEVLQINTFIDHLFELSRLKQAHETSVLESTPLMDWISHQFDSLQSIIQLAGHQSKCSVSVDPQAVVKIHAHQIKRVLANLVNNACKFSPAGGTIHLSASSKKGIVLIGVGDEGRGIPPEHLNSIFDRAYKVDPADPKSGSGLGLAIAKEIVGLHNGAIWVESQEGNGSRFFIKLPVDTFRSS; encoded by the coding sequence ATGGCGAGCAATAAAACAATTATTGCAAACAATCGATTTTTCATCCTTGCTATCATATTGCTCATCCTCGGCGTCTCCATCGTTTGGCAGCTATTCGCTCCTACACCATACGCTCCTACATCCGCGGATGAAATCGTTTTGCACGAGAATGAAGGCGTATATAACGTAAACGAACAGATGGATTTTCTTGTGGATAAGAATGGAAAGTGGACGCTTGAAGACGTTCAATCCCCTCAAGTTAATGCGCAATTTCAGCCGGCATCTGGGAAGTCCGCTTTCGGCTTAACCGCCGGAACTTACTGGATCCGGACTACGGTAACTAATCAATCCCCGCTTGAGCAATGGGTCATTCGTTTGAATAACTCGGTCATCGAACAGTTCGATATGCATATCATTGACGTTCAGTCCGATAATCCCTTACACGCCCGAATGATTGCGAAAGCCGACGAGCATTTCTACTCATACTATTTTCAGCTGCCTAAGAACGATTCTGTGACCATCTATATGAGAGCCCTCATCAACGGCTCCATGATTATTCCGATAGAGCTGATGGATAACAACACCTTCCTTAGCAAACTGAAAAACGAATATATATTTTTCGGCATCTATTACGGGTTTGTCCTGTTGATGGCAGCCTACATGTTATCCTTGTATATTTTTAATCGCATGTCGGTTTATCTTTATTATTCGCTATACATCATTTGTTTCAGCATATCGCAGCTCGTTTGGAACGGACTATTACAACAATTACTTGGAGCGGATAGCCAGTTAATGGCGTTCTTACTTCATATGTTCGGAAATTACGAAAGTATTGATTATTTTTTCTTTATTTCAAGTCTATGGTTTGGCCTCTTGTTTCTGGGCAAAATACTTCAAATCGAAGTATACGCTCCGCGCATGATGGTCGTGTACCGGGCGCTGAGCATCATTTCTCCTCTTGTTGTCGCAGCTTCATTATTCCATCTCCCCGGTTATGAAACACTTGCCATCTTATACGAATCGTTGTTTGCGATACTGCTTGTCATCAGCACGATCTGGTGCATGTACAGAGGGAATCCGACAGCGCGTTATGTTATTCTCGCAGCGATTCCTTTCCTTGGTTTAGCCGCTCCGACTATATTGAATACCTATAGCCTGATGCAAGAGAGCTTTCTGACCCATTACGGCTTTCAATTCGGTGCTATTGCGGAGTTCCTCATGTTCTCGATCGCTTTATCCTATCAGATCAGACAGGCTCGAATAGATAAAGAGAACGCCGTTCAGGAGATGAAGTTGAACGAGCAAATTCAACAAACGCGCACTGAGCTGCTGCAAAATATTTCTCATGATATTCGTACACCGCTTACGATCGTGCAGGGCGGAATTCAAGCGATGATTCACGGTATCGTGATTGAGCCTAGCGAGAATGAAGACATGCTCAAATCCATGTACGATGAAGTGCTCCAGATCAACACGTTCATCGATCATTTGTTTGAATTAAGCCGCCTGAAACAAGCTCACGAAACATCGGTGTTGGAATCGACCCCATTGATGGATTGGATCTCACACCAATTCGATTCTCTCCAATCCATCATTCAATTGGCTGGACATCAAAGCAAATGCTCAGTTTCAGTTGACCCGCAAGCTGTTGTCAAAATTCATGCTCATCAGATAAAGCGCGTGCTTGCTAACCTCGTAAACAACGCGTGTAAGTTCTCTCCTGCAGGGGGCACCATTCATTTGTCAGCTAGCTCGAAAAAGGGGATTGTACTGATAGGTGTGGGAGACGAAGGAAGAGGTATACCTCCGGAACATCTCAATTCTATTTTTGATCGGGCTTATAAGGTGGACCCAGCCGATCCTAAGAGCGGCAGCGGTCTGGGACTGGCCATTGCGAAAGAAATTGTCGGACTTCACAACGGCGCCATTTGGGTAGAAAGCCAGGAGGGTAACGGCAGCCGATTTTTCATTAAACTGCCTGTCGATACTTTCAGAAGCTCGTAG
- a CDS encoding HupE/UreJ family protein, which produces MLVLIVFSSSTEQKAEAHAYSASYTKLDFTKASIEMTYALDELSVIELTNGDSNNNGILELEEFNAVKDQFLVLLKNDIKLEINKEAQNWTVESFTINREGDTAKAILKVAFPPTLASQTVSLTDNLYVKDKVTANYVDLVTINYGEKTSTSALSGNYRVWSMQMSDHIYDALRQDPQSQSNSNEDASGSEQISGWFSFFKLGMTHILEGYDHLLFLFSLLIARQTFKQYATMITAFTIAHSITLSLTVLGFINVPGWFVEPAIALSICYVAVENIVRKKVSYRWVLTFLFGLIHGMGFADILSEMDIPRSELATDLISFNLGIETIQVTLVAILLLPLVLLHRWKFSRRAVISGSAIAFILGAYWLVSRVFFN; this is translated from the coding sequence ATGTTAGTTTTAATTGTGTTTTCGTCATCAACTGAACAGAAAGCTGAAGCTCACGCATACAGTGCCAGTTATACAAAGCTAGATTTCACAAAAGCCAGCATCGAAATGACTTATGCGCTTGACGAGCTTTCTGTCATTGAGTTGACGAATGGAGATTCGAACAACAATGGCATACTGGAACTGGAAGAATTCAATGCGGTGAAAGATCAATTTCTTGTTTTGTTAAAGAACGATATTAAGTTGGAAATTAATAAAGAAGCTCAAAATTGGACTGTCGAAAGCTTTACTATAAATCGGGAAGGAGACACTGCAAAGGCGATTCTGAAGGTAGCTTTTCCTCCTACACTAGCATCCCAAACAGTTTCACTAACAGATAACCTCTACGTTAAGGATAAAGTTACCGCCAACTATGTAGACTTGGTTACGATTAATTACGGTGAGAAAACAAGTACATCTGCCTTGTCAGGAAATTACCGTGTTTGGTCAATGCAGATGAGCGATCACATCTATGATGCTCTGCGTCAGGATCCGCAATCTCAGTCAAACAGTAATGAGGATGCATCAGGTTCGGAACAAATCTCGGGATGGTTCTCTTTCTTTAAACTAGGCATGACTCATATTTTAGAAGGCTATGACCACCTGTTGTTTCTATTTTCACTTCTTATAGCAAGGCAGACATTTAAGCAGTATGCTACTATGATCACTGCATTCACGATCGCTCATAGTATTACATTATCATTGACGGTGCTAGGTTTTATTAATGTGCCTGGATGGTTTGTTGAACCGGCAATAGCACTTAGCATTTGTTATGTAGCGGTTGAAAATATCGTTCGTAAAAAAGTCAGCTATCGCTGGGTATTGACGTTCTTATTCGGTTTAATTCATGGTATGGGCTTTGCTGACATATTGAGTGAAATGGATATTCCTAGAAGCGAACTGGCAACAGATCTCATTAGCTTTAACCTTGGTATTGAAACGATTCAAGTGACGTTAGTAGCCATTCTACTGCTGCCGCTGGTTCTGTTGCATCGTTGGAAATTTTCAAGACGAGCTGTTATAAGTGGATCAGCTATTGCGTTTATCTTGGGGGCATATTGGTTAGTTAGTCGCGTTTTTTTTAACTAA
- a CDS encoding Ig-like domain-containing protein — MSNLFSQKKRRITRISALVLLITMVVSWLPTPSYTASAAESNPVVTAAAANYLPTSISLTPGADVTKLNFAWYSNVKPVATIVQMAKKTDMTDDIFPVDKALEFTGTSSTASTTYYSNKADASGLALKTQYVYRVGDGTDWSPVYDYATADPENYSILYVGDPQIGAAQTGSVVKDAEAWANTLKKAVTAYPGINFIMSAGDQVETGNNESQYDYYTAPGQLRNLPVATTVGNHDIKVNYKYHFNTPNESTFGMSKDGVDFGGDYYYTYGDALFMVLNTNNTSGTEHRKFMEQTVAANPNTKWRFVTLHQDIYGAGAQHSQSTATLNLRAAISPIIDDLSIDLVFTGHDHSYSRTLVMNNGKVQNPNPGDQLKDEQGRAINPAGTTFFTANSSSGSKYYELAPVRETYTEVRKQDKVPTFSIINITPKAITYNTYRTDTMALYDTYTMVKEPENVKLYAKQNEQTDAKSSIEYFYATNNANAVKNIDTTFKFNSTQIKLINAELVTPDAGIFLIDRSKENEGEVSIKATLNKPIHSQTYGEYSDIFKLSFELVDNQNPATASLQLTKSVLTTLNKKRDTISNVETNKADVAVGVSVTDVTLNKSALEIGVEGKSVLTATVLPTNATNQDVVWKSSDESVATVDENGKVTGVAVGNAVITATTVDGGFTATSNVEVSAGPKVLATSVLINEERFDLALGETGVLTATVLPENATNHDVSWSSSDESVATIDAYGKLTGLKVGTTVITVKTEDGSNKTASITVIVSVANIAVTDVMLDKPTLTLTAGGAAQTLKETVNPNNATNKNVTWSSSNEAVATVNNGVVTPLAMGTTVITVTTVDGSKTAISTVTVNAATVLVTGVTLDKPTLTFTAGGATQTLKETVNPNNATNKNVTWSSSNETVATVNNGVVTPLAAGTTIITVTTVDGVKTAISTVTVHAQNTLLSEGLVWKYFDKGSDLGTAWRMADISSWKSGSAPFGYKDNGSIVSSTLFGPYKTEIEYGPSKSNKYITTYFRTTLNIGNVDFYEKFLGNFSIDDGAVMYVNGTEIIRMEMPEGEIKYDTLSPSGLDLPWIKKDVDLTEAMRANLHNGDNVIAVEVHQNRASSSDLYFDMNLKAIPKSAGAQAPVTGVTLDKSTLTFTTGGAAQTLKETVNPGDATNKNVTWSSSNAAVATVSNGVVTPHAAGTAIITVTTVDGSKTAISTVTVTAPNVPVTGVTLDKSTLTFTAGGAAQTLKETVNPNNATNKNVTWSSSNAAVATVNNGVVTPHAAGTAIITVTTVDGSKPAISTVTVTAPNVPVTGVTLDKSTLTFTAGGVAQTLKETVNPNNATNKNVTWSSSNAAVATVNNGVVTPHAVGTTIITVTTVDGSKTATSTVTVNAASEPGGEPTPTPTPTPTPTPTPTPTPTPTPTPTPTPTPTPTPTPTPTPTPTPTPTPTPKPTPTPGADGKTITETITTEQLVKTGSEGKTTVPVASDVTEVKLPSNTAELLGNNKLEITSDKITFNVPSDLIKQLESKLNSNELKESSISLTFNPLPQSEAKAIVALSGTATNANIKLSGEVYEFTFTITSKEGKVEKLTQFDQPITIRLKVDPISNPKLVGIYYISDSGKLELIEGKYINGEMVAQISHFSKYAVLEYNKTFNDLATNHWAFNVVQELAAKQTITGTSNTTFEPGRAITRAEFTTLLVNSLKLTKQGQIKFTDVSANDWYAQAVSIAYEAGIVKGKTATTFNPNGKITREEMVTMMMQAYELVNGKAPANTGKTFTDESKVSSWAVDYVKKAAELNLVRGRTADTFDPKGITTRAEAAQVIYNLLNK; from the coding sequence GTGTCCAATTTATTCAGTCAGAAGAAGAGGCGAATTACTAGGATCAGTGCTTTGGTTTTGTTAATCACGATGGTAGTGTCATGGCTGCCAACCCCAAGCTACACAGCTAGTGCTGCTGAGTCCAATCCGGTAGTTACTGCTGCAGCTGCAAATTACCTTCCAACAAGCATCTCACTTACTCCTGGCGCAGATGTGACTAAGTTGAATTTTGCTTGGTATTCGAATGTTAAACCAGTAGCCACTATCGTTCAGATGGCGAAGAAAACTGATATGACAGACGACATATTCCCAGTTGATAAAGCTTTGGAATTCACAGGAACATCTTCTACAGCAAGTACAACTTATTATTCGAATAAAGCAGATGCTTCTGGACTTGCGCTGAAGACGCAATATGTTTACCGTGTAGGCGACGGCACAGACTGGAGCCCGGTTTATGATTATGCGACAGCAGATCCAGAAAACTACTCTATCTTGTATGTGGGTGACCCGCAAATTGGTGCAGCACAAACAGGCAGTGTTGTAAAAGATGCTGAAGCTTGGGCAAATACGCTGAAAAAAGCAGTAACGGCATATCCGGGAATTAACTTTATTATGTCTGCGGGAGATCAAGTAGAGACTGGGAATAATGAGTCTCAATATGATTATTACACAGCTCCTGGGCAACTTAGAAACCTGCCTGTAGCAACAACAGTTGGTAACCATGATATAAAAGTGAATTATAAATACCATTTCAATACTCCTAATGAATCAACATTCGGTATGAGTAAAGATGGTGTTGATTTTGGTGGAGACTATTACTATACATACGGCGATGCGCTGTTTATGGTATTGAACACTAACAATACCAGCGGGACTGAGCACAGAAAGTTTATGGAACAAACGGTTGCGGCTAACCCGAACACGAAGTGGAGATTTGTTACATTGCACCAGGATATTTATGGTGCTGGTGCACAACATTCTCAATCTACTGCTACACTCAACTTGAGAGCGGCAATTTCCCCAATTATTGATGACCTTTCTATTGATCTTGTTTTTACAGGTCATGATCACTCTTATTCCCGAACGCTTGTAATGAACAATGGTAAAGTTCAAAACCCAAACCCAGGTGACCAGCTTAAGGACGAACAAGGAAGAGCTATTAACCCTGCAGGTACAACGTTCTTTACTGCGAACTCTTCAAGTGGAAGTAAGTATTATGAGCTTGCTCCAGTTCGTGAAACTTACACTGAAGTAAGAAAGCAGGATAAAGTTCCGACTTTCTCTATTATCAATATCACTCCAAAAGCAATTACGTATAACACCTATAGAACGGACACAATGGCGCTTTATGATACGTACACGATGGTAAAAGAGCCAGAGAACGTTAAGCTTTATGCCAAACAAAATGAACAAACAGATGCTAAATCTAGTATTGAGTATTTCTATGCAACCAACAATGCCAATGCAGTGAAAAATATCGATACGACATTTAAGTTTAATAGCACGCAAATCAAACTGATTAACGCAGAGTTGGTTACACCAGACGCTGGGATCTTTTTGATTGACCGTAGTAAGGAGAATGAGGGAGAGGTAAGTATCAAAGCAACTCTTAACAAGCCAATCCACTCCCAAACATACGGTGAATATTCCGATATCTTTAAGCTCTCCTTTGAACTTGTAGATAATCAGAATCCGGCAACAGCAAGTTTGCAGCTTACAAAGTCTGTTCTTACTACTCTAAATAAAAAGAGAGATACTATCTCGAATGTAGAAACGAACAAGGCTGACGTAGCTGTTGGGGTTTCGGTAACTGATGTTACGTTAAATAAATCTGCTCTTGAAATAGGGGTAGAAGGAAAGTCTGTTCTGACGGCAACTGTGCTGCCAACTAATGCAACAAATCAAGATGTTGTCTGGAAGTCAAGTGATGAGTCAGTTGCAACAGTTGATGAGAATGGTAAGGTAACTGGCGTAGCAGTAGGTAACGCTGTAATTACTGCGACGACAGTCGATGGCGGCTTCACGGCTACAAGTAATGTTGAAGTAAGTGCTGGACCTAAAGTTCTGGCAACTAGCGTTTTAATTAATGAAGAAAGATTTGATTTAGCATTAGGTGAAACAGGTGTTTTGACAGCAACTGTACTACCAGAGAATGCAACAAATCATGATGTAAGTTGGTCCTCAAGCGATGAGTCTGTTGCAACGATAGATGCATACGGCAAGTTGACAGGCCTAAAAGTAGGTACAACCGTAATAACAGTTAAGACAGAGGATGGAAGCAATAAGACGGCAAGCATCACGGTCATCGTGAGTGTAGCGAACATAGCAGTAACAGATGTGATGCTAGATAAGCCGACACTTACCCTTACAGCAGGCGGAGCAGCGCAAACCCTGAAAGAAACAGTGAACCCGAACAATGCAACGAACAAAAACGTTACATGGAGTTCAAGTAATGAGGCAGTGGCTACAGTCAACAATGGGGTAGTTACACCGCTTGCAATGGGAACGACAGTCATTACGGTAACGACAGTGGATGGAAGTAAAACGGCAATAAGCACGGTCACAGTAAATGCGGCGACAGTACTTGTAACGGGAGTGACGCTGGATAAGCCGACACTTACCTTTACTGCAGGCGGAGCAACGCAAACGCTGAAAGAAACAGTGAACCCGAACAATGCAACGAACAAAAACGTGACTTGGAGTTCAAGCAATGAGACAGTGGCTACAGTCAATAATGGGGTAGTTACACCACTTGCAGCCGGAACGACAATCATTACGGTAACGACAGTGGATGGAGTTAAAACAGCTATAAGCACGGTCACGGTGCATGCTCAGAATACTTTATTGTCGGAAGGCTTGGTGTGGAAATACTTTGATAAAGGTTCTGATCTAGGCACAGCTTGGCGTATGGCTGACATCTCTTCATGGAAGTCTGGAAGTGCTCCGTTTGGATATAAAGATAACGGATCGATTGTTAGCTCTACTCTATTTGGTCCCTATAAAACGGAAATTGAGTATGGACCGAGCAAAAGCAATAAATATATAACTACTTATTTCCGTACGACCCTAAACATTGGTAATGTCGATTTCTATGAGAAGTTTTTAGGTAATTTCTCAATAGACGATGGTGCAGTTATGTATGTGAATGGAACTGAAATTATACGTATGGAAATGCCAGAGGGCGAAATTAAATATGACACTTTGTCTCCATCTGGTTTAGATCTTCCATGGATTAAGAAAGATGTTGATCTCACAGAAGCAATGAGGGCGAACCTCCACAATGGTGACAATGTGATTGCAGTTGAGGTCCACCAGAATAGAGCTAGCAGCTCAGATCTTTATTTTGATATGAACCTAAAGGCTATTCCTAAGTCTGCTGGTGCACAAGCGCCTGTAACGGGAGTGACGCTAGATAAGTCAACACTGACCTTTACAACAGGTGGAGCAGCGCAAACGCTGAAAGAAACAGTGAACCCGGGCGATGCAACGAACAAAAACGTTACGTGGAGCTCAAGCAATGCGGCAGTGGCAACAGTAAGCAATGGAGTAGTTACACCACATGCAGCCGGAACGGCAATTATTACGGTAACGACAGTGGATGGAAGTAAAACGGCTATAAGCACAGTCACTGTGACTGCACCGAACGTACCTGTAACGGGAGTGACGCTAGATAAGTCGACACTTACTTTTACAGCAGGAGGGGCAGCGCAAACGCTGAAAGAAACAGTGAACCCAAACAATGCAACGAACAAAAACGTGACATGGAGTTCAAGCAATGCGGCAGTGGCTACAGTCAACAATGGAGTAGTTACACCACATGCAGCCGGAACGGCAATTATTACGGTAACGACAGTGGATGGAAGTAAACCGGCTATAAGTACGGTTACTGTGACTGCACCGAACGTACCTGTAACGGGAGTGACGCTGGATAAGTCGACACTGACCTTTACAGCAGGCGGAGTAGCGCAAACGCTGAAAGAAACAGTGAATCCAAACAATGCAACAAACAAAAACGTGACATGGAGTTCAAGCAATGCGGCAGTGGCTACAGTCAACAATGGGGTAGTTACACCACATGCAGTGGGAACGACAATTATTACGGTAACAACAGTGGATGGAAGTAAAACGGCTACAAGTACGGTCACGGTGAATGCTGCTAGCGAACCAGGTGGAGAACCAACGCCGACACCAACGCCGACACCAACGCCGACACCAACGCCGACACCGACGCCGACGCCGACACCGACACCAACACCAACACCAACACCAACGCCAACGCCGACACCAACGCCAACACCAACGCCGACACCGACACCAACGCCAACGCCGAAGCCAACACCAACGCCCGGCGCTGATGGCAAAACGATTACTGAGACGATAACAACTGAGCAGTTAGTTAAAACCGGCAGCGAAGGTAAAACAACCGTCCCAGTTGCTTCAGACGTAACAGAAGTTAAGTTACCGTCCAATACGGCGGAGCTGCTTGGGAACAATAAGCTTGAAATCACATCGGATAAAATTACGTTTAACGTGCCGTCCGATTTGATCAAGCAGTTAGAAAGTAAATTGAATTCAAATGAATTAAAAGAAAGCTCGATATCCTTAACATTCAATCCGTTGCCTCAATCAGAAGCGAAGGCTATTGTAGCCCTAAGCGGAACCGCAACAAACGCAAATATTAAGCTTTCCGGAGAAGTATACGAATTTACCTTTACGATTACTTCTAAAGAAGGAAAAGTTGAAAAATTAACACAGTTTGATCAGCCAATCACTATCCGCTTAAAAGTAGATCCAATCTCAAATCCGAAATTGGTAGGTATTTACTATATCTCAGACAGTGGAAAATTGGAGCTTATCGAAGGGAAATACATTAATGGTGAAATGGTTGCGCAAATCAGCCACTTCAGTAAATATGCGGTTCTTGAGTACAATAAGACCTTTAATGACTTAGCAACTAATCATTGGGCGTTTAACGTAGTTCAAGAATTAGCTGCTAAACAAACAATTACTGGTACAAGCAACACAACATTCGAACCGGGACGTGCTATTACCAGAGCTGAGTTTACGACGCTGCTTGTAAATTCGTTGAAGCTGACGAAACAAGGACAGATCAAATTCACCGACGTCTCTGCGAATGATTGGTATGCACAAGCAGTCTCTATTGCTTATGAGGCTGGTATCGTAAAAGGCAAAACCGCGACTACATTTAATCCGAATGGAAAAATCACTCGCGAAGAAATGGTTACTATGATGATGCAAGCTTATGAGCTGGTAAATGGAAAAGCTCCAGCGAATACAGGCAAAACATTCACAGATGAGTCTAAGGTTTCATCATGGGCTGTGGATTATGTTAAAAAAGCAGCGGAGCTTAATTTGGTTCGAGGACGCACGGCGGATACATTTGATCCAAAAGGAATTACAACCCGTGCTGAGGCAGCCCAAGTTATCTATAATTTATTAAATAAATAA
- a CDS encoding HupE/UreJ family protein has product MFKRWSATVAIFLASVSFMFVSWAPTSFAHGDSVAFLDLSLKKGVISSVIQIDLNDLRMDAIPPDEDPFLKTPEHIDKFLKKYQKEVGSYLLSNMTLYSDYLPLKGKMTQLKYIEKEGEPQPFAEAILEYPVRDAPKIVELSYNLVLDRDPWHVAYVNLEIGELKKTEVFVEQIRKLQIGQMSVQDAFQRYFMLGLMHMLTDFMVILFLVGFLISCRYIKKTIAAISIFIGVSSITLILASMQILTIPSNVIESVTVLSIIIVALYALFSKNKKYILWAAGGFGLVYGFGFSTGLAGIRAEEEHLVPSVVAFNVGIEVALILIALILYFAIRYLFRIKKLDS; this is encoded by the coding sequence ATGTTTAAACGATGGAGTGCAACAGTTGCGATATTTTTAGCCAGTGTTAGTTTTATGTTTGTTTCATGGGCTCCTACTTCATTTGCTCATGGTGACAGTGTTGCTTTCTTGGATTTATCACTCAAGAAGGGAGTTATCAGCTCAGTAATTCAGATTGATTTGAACGACTTGCGGATGGATGCGATACCTCCAGATGAAGACCCGTTTCTAAAAACACCGGAGCATATAGATAAGTTTCTTAAGAAGTACCAGAAAGAGGTAGGAAGCTATCTATTGTCTAACATGACACTATATTCGGATTATTTGCCTCTAAAGGGGAAAATGACACAGCTCAAATATATCGAGAAGGAGGGTGAGCCGCAGCCATTCGCAGAAGCGATCTTGGAATATCCGGTAAGAGATGCTCCGAAAATAGTAGAGCTGTCCTATAATTTAGTATTAGATCGTGATCCATGGCATGTTGCCTATGTGAATCTAGAGATTGGTGAGCTGAAAAAAACCGAAGTATTCGTCGAACAGATTCGTAAGCTTCAAATCGGTCAAATGAGTGTACAAGATGCATTTCAACGGTATTTCATGCTTGGTCTAATGCATATGTTAACGGATTTTATGGTGATTTTGTTCTTGGTGGGATTTCTCATTAGCTGCAGGTATATTAAAAAGACCATAGCCGCGATATCGATATTTATTGGAGTTAGTTCTATAACCTTGATATTAGCAAGCATGCAAATATTGACAATACCCAGCAATGTTATTGAATCGGTTACTGTTCTTAGTATTATTATCGTTGCCTTATATGCTCTCTTTAGCAAGAACAAGAAGTATATTTTATGGGCAGCAGGTGGGTTTGGCTTGGTTTATGGATTTGGTTTTTCCACAGGATTGGCGGGAATTCGCGCGGAAGAGGAGCACTTAGTGCCTTCAGTAGTAGCTTTTAATGTTGGTATTGAAGTCGCTTTGATACTGATTGCACTTATTCTATATTTTGCAATCCGTTATTTATTTCGAATTAAGAAACTAGATTCTTAG